The following coding sequences lie in one Peribacillus frigoritolerans genomic window:
- a CDS encoding manganese efflux pump MntP, with amino-acid sequence MNTFAGEIITLLLMAFALGMDAFSVGLGMGMFKLRLRQILFIGLTVGFFHIWMPLLGMGAGRFISDKFGTFATYAGGLLLIILGIQMFIPGKKDGAGVRENNMLAPVGKGLFIFALGVSLDSFSVGLTLGIYGAKTILTILCFGFAATLLTWAGLLLGRKMQGLLGVYSEILGGSILCAFGLKLLFSF; translated from the coding sequence ATGAATACATTTGCTGGAGAAATCATCACCTTATTGCTAATGGCATTCGCGTTGGGAATGGATGCCTTTTCAGTCGGCCTTGGAATGGGAATGTTTAAGCTAAGGTTGAGGCAAATTCTTTTTATAGGGCTGACAGTTGGCTTTTTTCATATTTGGATGCCCTTGCTTGGAATGGGGGCAGGCCGTTTCATTTCAGACAAATTCGGGACCTTCGCTACTTACGCCGGCGGTCTATTGTTGATCATTCTTGGTATACAGATGTTTATCCCTGGTAAAAAGGATGGAGCTGGTGTCAGGGAAAATAATATGCTGGCTCCTGTCGGGAAAGGTCTATTCATTTTTGCTTTAGGGGTAAGCCTGGATAGCTTCTCGGTAGGATTAACCCTGGGGATTTACGGTGCAAAAACGATTTTAACCATTCTTTGCTTTGGGTTTGCTGCCACCCTATTAACGTGGGCAGGGCTTTTGCTGGGTAGAAAAATGCAGGGTTTGCTTGGCGTGTATAGTGAGATTCTTGGCGGAAGCATCCTATGTGCGTTTGGGTTGAAATTATTGTTCTCTTTTTGA
- the rpmE gene encoding 50S ribosomal protein L31 gives MKTGIHPNYKLSKVICSCGNTFETGSVKEEIKVETCSECHPFYTGRQKFAEAGGRVDRFNKKYGIK, from the coding sequence ATGAAAACTGGAATTCATCCAAATTATAAGCTTTCAAAAGTAATTTGCTCTTGCGGAAACACTTTTGAAACTGGTTCAGTTAAAGAAGAGATCAAAGTTGAGACTTGTTCAGAATGCCATCCATTCTACACTGGTCGTCAAAAATTCGCTGAAGCTGGCGGACGTGTTGATCGTTTCAACAAAAAATACGGTATTAAATAA
- the glyA gene encoding serine hydroxymethyltransferase: MNRLAKQDEQVFNAIQLELGRQRSKIELIASENFVSEAVMEAQGSVLTNKYAEGYPGKRYYGGCEYVDIVEDLARERAKEIFGGEYVNVQPHSGAQANMAVYFTVLQTGDTVLGMNLSHGGHLTHGSPVNFSGVNYNFVEYGVDEKDHRIDYNDVLEKARQHKPKLIVAGASAYPREIDFKRFREIADEVGAYLMVDMAHIAGLVAAGLHQSPIPYADFVTTTTHKTLRGPRGGMIICKEEFGKKIDKSIFPGIQGGPLMHVISAKAVAFGEALQDDFKVYAQQIIDNAKRLGEGLKKEGFTLVSDGTDNHLILLDVRSTGLTGKIAEHVLDEIGITVNKNAIPYDPEKPFVTSGIRIGTAAVTSRGFGLEDMDEIAAIIGLVLKNNEDTAKLEEAKQRVESLANKFELYPSL, translated from the coding sequence ATGAATCGTTTAGCAAAGCAAGATGAGCAAGTGTTTAACGCAATTCAACTGGAATTAGGGCGTCAAAGAAGTAAAATTGAGCTTATTGCTTCTGAAAACTTCGTGAGTGAAGCTGTCATGGAAGCGCAAGGGTCGGTCTTGACTAATAAGTATGCAGAAGGATACCCTGGAAAACGTTACTATGGCGGATGTGAGTATGTAGACATCGTTGAAGATCTAGCACGTGAGCGTGCGAAAGAAATTTTCGGCGGGGAGTATGTGAACGTACAGCCTCACTCTGGAGCTCAAGCCAATATGGCCGTTTACTTTACAGTGCTTCAAACCGGCGACACCGTGCTTGGGATGAACCTTTCGCATGGAGGTCATTTAACACATGGAAGCCCAGTTAACTTCAGTGGTGTTAACTACAATTTCGTTGAATATGGGGTAGACGAAAAAGATCACCGTATCGATTACAATGATGTATTGGAAAAAGCTCGTCAGCACAAACCGAAATTGATCGTAGCGGGTGCAAGTGCATATCCACGGGAAATTGATTTCAAGCGATTCCGTGAAATTGCAGATGAGGTCGGAGCTTATTTAATGGTCGATATGGCACATATCGCAGGTTTGGTTGCGGCTGGATTACACCAAAGTCCAATTCCTTATGCTGACTTTGTAACGACAACTACTCATAAAACACTTCGCGGACCGCGCGGAGGAATGATCATCTGTAAAGAAGAATTCGGTAAGAAAATCGATAAATCCATCTTCCCTGGAATTCAAGGCGGTCCATTGATGCATGTTATATCCGCTAAGGCTGTTGCATTCGGCGAAGCGCTTCAAGATGATTTTAAAGTGTATGCACAACAAATCATCGACAATGCTAAACGTCTGGGCGAAGGTTTGAAGAAAGAAGGGTTCACCCTTGTTTCTGATGGAACGGACAATCACTTGATTCTTCTTGATGTGCGCTCTACTGGATTAACGGGAAAAATCGCAGAGCATGTTTTGGATGAAATCGGTATTACCGTTAACAAAAATGCGATTCCTTATGACCCGGAAAAACCATTCGTTACAAGTGGTATTCGTATTGGGACTGCGGCAGTGACATCACGTGGCTTCGGATTGGAAGACATGGATGAAATAGCTGCAATCATCGGACTTGTTTTGAAAAATAATGAGGACACAGCTAAACTTGAAGAAGCAAAACAGCGTGTTGAATCATTAGCTAACAAATTTGAATTATATCCTTCATTGTAA
- a CDS encoding thymidine kinase translates to MYVMKQTGWIELICGSMFSGKSEELIKRVSRAQFAKEQIAVFKPAIDNRYAEEAVVSHNGSSVMAKPIAHSTDIFKYLDKPLDIIAIDEVQFFDHEIIGVAQHLADSGYRVIMAGLDQDFRGEPFGPMPVLLSLAESVTKLQAVCEVCGSPASRTQRLIDGEPASYDEPIILVGASESYEPRCRHHHEVPGKQAVGIKEHI, encoded by the coding sequence ATGTATGTAATGAAACAAACAGGCTGGATCGAGCTTATTTGCGGAAGCATGTTTTCGGGTAAATCTGAGGAATTGATTAAACGAGTCAGCCGTGCTCAATTTGCTAAAGAGCAAATAGCTGTATTTAAACCAGCTATTGATAATCGCTATGCGGAAGAGGCTGTCGTATCACACAATGGCTCTTCTGTGATGGCAAAACCGATTGCCCATTCAACGGATATCTTTAAGTATTTGGACAAGCCCCTGGATATCATTGCAATAGATGAAGTGCAATTTTTTGATCATGAAATTATCGGGGTTGCCCAGCATCTTGCGGACAGCGGTTATCGAGTGATTATGGCTGGACTCGATCAAGATTTCCGAGGTGAACCATTCGGTCCTATGCCTGTACTATTATCGCTGGCAGAATCGGTGACTAAGCTGCAGGCTGTATGTGAAGTGTGCGGATCACCTGCGAGCAGGACACAGCGCTTGATAGATGGGGAGCCGGCCTCCTATGATGAGCCGATCATCCTTGTGGGTGCATCGGAATCATACGAGCCCCGCTGCCGCCATCATCACGAAGTTCCGGGTAAGCAGGCTGTTGGAATTAAAGAACATATTTGA
- the rpiB gene encoding ribose 5-phosphate isomerase B → MKVAIASDHGGIHIREEIKNLLNELQIPFEDFGCECSTSVDYPDYALPVAEKVARGEFDRGILICGTGIGMSIAANKVKGIRCALVHDVYSAKLTRQHNDTNMLAMGERVIGPGLAREIAQTWLTSEFEGGRHQNRIGKIAEYEGKHS, encoded by the coding sequence ATGAAAGTTGCGATTGCTTCGGATCATGGTGGTATACATATCCGTGAAGAAATAAAGAATTTATTGAATGAGTTACAGATTCCATTTGAGGACTTTGGCTGTGAATGCAGTACGTCGGTGGATTATCCTGATTATGCCTTGCCGGTTGCTGAAAAAGTGGCAAGGGGTGAGTTCGATCGGGGCATTTTAATCTGTGGAACTGGAATCGGAATGAGCATTGCTGCTAATAAGGTCAAAGGAATTCGATGTGCTTTGGTTCATGATGTCTATAGTGCGAAGTTGACCCGTCAGCATAATGATACCAATATGTTAGCGATGGGGGAGCGTGTCATTGGCCCGGGTCTTGCCAGGGAAATTGCCCAAACATGGCTTACTTCGGAATTTGAAGGCGGGCGTCATCAAAACAGGATCGGTAAGATTGCGGAGTACGAAGGTAAGCACAGCTAA
- the glpX gene encoding class II fructose-bisphosphatase, whose product MERSLSMELVRVTEAAALNSARWMGRGKKDEADDAATTAMRDVFNTIPMQGTVVIGEGEMDEAPMLYIGEKLGTGLGPLVDVAVDPLEGTNIVASGGWNALAVLAIADKGNLLHAPDMYMDKIAVGPEAVGQIDINASVLDNLKAVAKAKNKDIQDVVATVLNRDRHSKIIHELREAGARIKLINDGDVAGAINTAFDLTGVDILFGSGGAPEGVIAAVALKCLGGEIQGKLVPQSDEEVERCGKMGLDLGRVLRMEDLVRGDDAIFAATGVTDGELLRGVQFKGHYGETQSVVMRAKSGTVRFIDGRHSLKIKPNGLID is encoded by the coding sequence ATGGAAAGAAGTTTATCGATGGAGCTTGTCCGCGTAACTGAGGCGGCGGCACTGAATTCTGCTCGTTGGATGGGAAGAGGAAAGAAAGACGAAGCAGATGATGCAGCAACAACTGCAATGCGGGATGTTTTCAATACTATTCCCATGCAAGGAACGGTTGTAATCGGTGAAGGGGAAATGGATGAAGCGCCAATGCTTTATATTGGCGAAAAACTTGGTACCGGTCTTGGGCCACTAGTGGATGTTGCGGTTGATCCATTAGAAGGAACGAACATCGTTGCATCCGGCGGCTGGAATGCATTGGCTGTATTGGCGATAGCCGATAAGGGGAACTTGCTTCACGCCCCGGATATGTATATGGATAAAATAGCTGTCGGACCAGAGGCTGTTGGTCAGATTGATATCAATGCCTCCGTGTTGGACAACCTGAAAGCTGTAGCCAAGGCAAAAAATAAAGATATTCAAGACGTGGTTGCAACAGTATTGAACCGCGATCGTCATTCGAAGATCATTCATGAACTTCGTGAGGCAGGGGCACGTATCAAGCTGATCAACGATGGAGATGTAGCGGGAGCCATAAATACGGCCTTCGATCTTACCGGTGTTGACATCTTATTCGGATCTGGCGGAGCTCCAGAAGGAGTTATCGCAGCCGTTGCCTTGAAATGCCTTGGAGGGGAAATTCAAGGCAAGCTCGTTCCTCAAAGTGATGAAGAAGTGGAACGCTGTGGTAAAATGGGCCTTGATTTAGGAAGAGTCCTCAGAATGGAAGACCTTGTTCGCGGAGATGATGCAATTTTTGCTGCAACAGGTGTGACTGATGGAGAACTTTTACGCGGAGTACAATTTAAAGGGCATTACGGCGAAACACAATCCGTAGTCATGCGTGCTAAATCTGGTACCGTTCGTTTCATTGATGGTCGTCACAGTCTTAAGATTAAACCGAATGGTTTGATTGACTGA
- a CDS encoding low molecular weight protein arginine phosphatase — protein sequence MIRVLFVCTGNTCRSPMAEAILKNKNIAGVEVKSAGVYASSGQDASTHAKNVLAENDIVHNHHSTPLSEKEMEWATHIFTMTEGHKSLIAHAYPQMTDKIFTLKEFIIDDKYDKDIIDPFGGSEGIYRETFRELQELIEELVLRLK from the coding sequence ATGATCCGCGTATTATTTGTATGTACAGGCAACACATGCAGAAGCCCGATGGCAGAAGCGATATTGAAAAATAAGAATATTGCGGGCGTTGAAGTGAAGTCCGCTGGCGTGTATGCTTCATCAGGCCAGGATGCTTCGACGCATGCTAAAAATGTATTGGCTGAAAATGACATAGTGCATAATCATCATTCAACGCCTTTATCCGAGAAGGAGATGGAATGGGCGACTCATATTTTCACCATGACGGAAGGGCATAAATCACTCATTGCCCATGCATATCCACAGATGACCGATAAGATTTTTACTTTAAAAGAATTCATTATTGACGATAAGTATGATAAAGACATAATAGATCCGTTTGGCGGTTCTGAAGGCATTTATCGGGAAACATTCAGGGAGCTGCAGGAATTAATTGAAGAATTGGTCTTAAGGCTTAAATAG
- the prmC gene encoding peptide chain release factor N(5)-glutamine methyltransferase, which yields MSNSAVKVFEALKWASSFLKENDRDANAGEILLQHFLKQTRSQMLANLHDELSEADFGQFKGAIELHAKGTPIQYIIGSEEFYGRTFFVNEEVLIPRPETEELIYYTLRKLPAIFMEGQKLHLADIGTGSGAIAITMKLEKSNLLVTATDIAEPSLEVARKNAESLGAEVQFMQGDLLLPFMNMNQKVDILLSNPPYIPDDDHKSMSVVVTGHEPHRALFAGIDGLDFYRRFMEQLPLIMKVPGLIGFEVGTGQGKAVADLLKRTFPAAEVSIVNDINEKDRMVFAALK from the coding sequence ATGAGTAATTCTGCAGTGAAAGTATTTGAAGCCCTTAAATGGGCTTCTTCTTTTTTAAAGGAAAATGATCGTGATGCCAATGCTGGGGAAATCCTGTTACAGCACTTTTTAAAACAAACTCGCTCCCAAATGTTGGCCAACCTTCATGATGAGCTTAGTGAAGCGGATTTTGGGCAATTTAAGGGCGCTATTGAGCTGCATGCTAAGGGAACGCCCATCCAATATATAATCGGCAGTGAAGAATTTTATGGACGGACCTTCTTTGTGAATGAAGAAGTGCTCATACCGAGACCTGAAACAGAAGAATTGATTTATTATACATTACGTAAACTCCCGGCCATTTTTATGGAGGGACAGAAGCTTCATTTAGCTGATATTGGGACCGGCAGCGGCGCAATCGCCATAACGATGAAACTTGAAAAATCAAATCTGTTGGTGACGGCCACGGACATAGCGGAACCATCGCTTGAGGTGGCGAGGAAAAATGCAGAATCACTTGGTGCCGAAGTGCAGTTCATGCAAGGTGATTTGCTTTTGCCTTTCATGAACATGAACCAGAAGGTGGACATCCTTTTATCGAATCCGCCATATATACCAGATGATGATCATAAATCCATGTCAGTAGTCGTGACAGGACATGAACCACATCGTGCATTATTTGCCGGTATCGATGGGTTGGATTTTTACCGCCGCTTTATGGAGCAGTTACCTTTGATCATGAAGGTGCCAGGGCTGATCGGTTTTGAAGTGGGCACTGGACAGGGTAAGGCGGTTGCCGATTTATTGAAGCGAACCTTTCCTGCCGCAGAAGTATCCATTGTAAATGACATAAATGAAAAAGATCGTATGGTCTTTGCTGCATTAAAGTGA
- the prfA gene encoding peptide chain release factor 1: MFDRLQAVEDRYERLNELLSDPEIINDSKKLREYSKEQSSIQETASTYKEYKAVREQLQEAKAMLEEKLDSDMREMVKEEINELDETIQGLEDKLKILLIPKDPNDDKNVIMEIRGAAGGDEAALFAGSLYRMYSRFAEVQGWRTEVIEASPTGLGGYKEIIFMINGNGAYSKLKFENGAHRVQRVPETESGGRIHTSTATVAVLPEAEEVEVEIHDKDIRVDTFASSGPGGQSVNTTMSAVRLTHIPTNTVVSCQDEKSQIKNKEKAMKVLRARVYDKIQREVQAEYDQNRKLAVGTGDRSERIRTYNFPQNRVTDHRIGLTIQKLDQIMEGKLDEVVDALIMEDQSSRLENADE, from the coding sequence TTGTTTGATCGATTGCAAGCAGTAGAAGATAGATATGAAAGATTGAATGAACTATTAAGTGACCCGGAGATCATTAATGACTCCAAAAAACTAAGGGAATATTCTAAGGAGCAATCCAGCATACAAGAGACCGCATCGACTTATAAAGAATACAAAGCGGTTCGTGAGCAACTCCAGGAGGCAAAGGCGATGCTGGAGGAGAAACTTGATTCGGATATGCGTGAAATGGTAAAAGAAGAGATCAATGAACTTGATGAGACCATACAAGGCCTTGAGGATAAACTGAAAATCTTGCTTATTCCTAAGGACCCTAACGATGATAAAAACGTAATCATGGAGATCCGGGGAGCGGCTGGCGGAGATGAGGCGGCCTTATTTGCAGGCAGTCTATACCGGATGTATAGCCGTTTTGCCGAGGTGCAGGGCTGGCGGACTGAAGTCATTGAAGCAAGTCCTACAGGGCTTGGCGGCTACAAGGAAATCATATTCATGATTAATGGCAATGGCGCTTATTCAAAATTGAAATTCGAAAATGGGGCTCATCGCGTTCAGCGAGTACCTGAAACTGAATCAGGCGGACGGATTCATACATCTACAGCCACGGTTGCCGTTTTACCCGAAGCTGAGGAAGTGGAAGTTGAAATCCATGATAAGGATATTCGTGTCGATACCTTTGCATCGAGCGGTCCTGGAGGGCAAAGTGTCAATACGACAATGTCTGCGGTGCGCTTGACTCATATTCCGACGAATACGGTTGTATCCTGTCAAGATGAAAAATCACAAATCAAGAACAAAGAAAAAGCAATGAAGGTTTTGCGTGCCAGGGTGTACGATAAAATCCAACGCGAAGTACAGGCGGAATATGATCAAAATAGGAAGCTTGCCGTTGGAACGGGAGATCGATCTGAAAGGATTCGCACTTATAACTTCCCGCAAAACCGCGTTACCGACCACCGTATTGGTTTAACGATTCAAAAGCTGGATCAAATCATGGAAGGTAAGTTGGATGAAGTGGTTGATGCATTAATCATGGAAGACCAATCTTCAAGGCTGGAAAATGCAGATGAGTAA
- the spoIIR gene encoding stage II sporulation protein R, whose protein sequence is MKTKHLAIIYLLILTIGTIVSIYMPKAEMVGAEDTKVIPDEAIRLRILANSDAEKDQAVKRLIRDKVNEDITKWVEELTSLDEARDVITSHLPDIQATAEAVIKEQGLEQSVKVDFGQAEFPTKLYGQYLYPAGDYEAVIITLGDGEGANWWCVLFPPLCFLDFSNGTAVSQSPIVEEEDEGSLTSDGKAYAATNEESEPVAEEVVEEEELVEKEKGPEEVVEEEVMEESVKEEVPEETVKEEVVEEEVKEEVTEVKDKEQVTEEVIEGKVEENKVELAASNEQGQQLYEGEKEPEVEVKSLFAEIFNDLF, encoded by the coding sequence ATGAAAACAAAACATTTAGCCATTATCTATCTATTAATCTTAACTATAGGAACGATCGTAAGTATATATATGCCTAAAGCGGAGATGGTCGGTGCAGAAGATACGAAGGTGATCCCGGATGAGGCGATTCGTCTGCGGATACTTGCTAATAGTGATGCAGAAAAGGATCAAGCGGTTAAACGGCTTATTAGGGATAAGGTAAATGAAGATATCACAAAGTGGGTCGAGGAGCTTACTTCTTTGGATGAAGCGAGGGATGTGATCACCTCGCATCTACCGGATATCCAAGCGACGGCTGAGGCAGTTATAAAGGAACAGGGTTTGGAGCAGTCAGTAAAAGTCGATTTTGGACAAGCGGAATTTCCGACAAAACTCTACGGGCAGTATTTATATCCGGCAGGGGATTATGAAGCAGTGATTATCACACTTGGTGATGGGGAAGGCGCTAATTGGTGGTGTGTTCTATTTCCGCCATTATGTTTCTTGGATTTTTCAAATGGGACGGCTGTAAGTCAAAGTCCGATTGTTGAGGAAGAAGATGAAGGATCCCTGACTTCGGATGGGAAGGCGTATGCTGCAACGAATGAAGAGAGTGAACCTGTTGCGGAGGAAGTGGTTGAAGAAGAAGAGCTGGTTGAAAAGGAAAAAGGGCCGGAGGAAGTAGTTGAAGAAGAGGTAATGGAGGAGAGCGTAAAAGAGGAAGTACCGGAAGAAACCGTAAAAGAAGAGGTTGTTGAGGAAGAGGTAAAAGAAGAAGTGACAGAAGTAAAAGATAAGGAACAAGTGACAGAGGAAGTCATTGAAGGGAAAGTTGAAGAAAACAAGGTTGAACTTGCGGCATCCAATGAACAAGGTCAACAATTATATGAAGGGGAAAAGGAGCCTGAGGTGGAAGTGAAGTCCTTGTTTGCAGAAATATTCAATGATCTATTTTAA
- a CDS encoding L-threonylcarbamoyladenylate synthase, producing the protein MKTKIWSVDKNVDNLQSYPQITQSAELLKANQVVAFPTETVYGLGANAKNDEAVQKVFEAKGRPSDNPLIVHIASEEQLSGIVEEIPEQARKLMAEFWPGPLTLIMKRKPGQLSNLVTAGLDTVAVRMPDHQVALGLIRASDLPIAAPSANTSGKPSPTSAKHVEDDLMGRIAGIVDGGTTGVGVESTVLDCTVEVPVILRPGGVTLEQLEAVIGEVRQDVALKNQETAPKAPGMKYTHYAPKAPLYLVKGNQAFLQKLVDEKRSDGLKVGIITAYEHQQDYKADYVVAPGSLADLHTVATGLYDALRQFDELEVDVIFSEMFPDHGIGAAVMNRLEKAAGHQIIKEHV; encoded by the coding sequence ATGAAAACGAAAATTTGGTCAGTGGATAAAAATGTGGATAATTTACAAAGTTATCCCCAGATTACACAATCAGCTGAATTATTAAAGGCTAACCAAGTGGTTGCTTTTCCTACAGAGACTGTTTATGGACTAGGTGCGAATGCCAAAAATGACGAGGCGGTCCAAAAAGTGTTCGAAGCAAAGGGGCGTCCGAGTGATAATCCTTTAATCGTTCATATAGCCTCAGAAGAGCAGTTGTCAGGTATTGTAGAAGAGATTCCGGAACAGGCCCGGAAGCTAATGGCAGAATTTTGGCCGGGTCCTTTGACTTTGATAATGAAACGAAAACCGGGCCAGCTATCAAATCTTGTGACAGCTGGATTGGACACGGTGGCTGTCAGGATGCCGGATCACCAGGTTGCCCTAGGTCTTATTCGTGCGAGTGATTTGCCCATTGCCGCTCCAAGTGCAAATACTTCCGGTAAACCAAGCCCCACTTCAGCAAAACATGTTGAAGATGACTTGATGGGCCGGATTGCAGGCATAGTCGATGGCGGGACAACGGGTGTGGGTGTAGAATCCACAGTACTTGATTGCACTGTTGAAGTCCCTGTTATATTAAGGCCCGGCGGAGTGACCCTGGAACAGCTGGAAGCTGTGATAGGGGAAGTCCGGCAAGATGTCGCTTTGAAGAATCAGGAAACGGCGCCGAAAGCCCCGGGCATGAAATATACCCACTATGCTCCGAAGGCCCCTCTATATTTAGTCAAGGGTAATCAAGCTTTCCTTCAGAAGCTTGTGGATGAAAAAAGAAGTGATGGGTTAAAGGTGGGCATCATAACGGCTTATGAACATCAACAGGATTATAAGGCGGATTATGTGGTTGCCCCAGGTTCGTTAGCTGATTTACATACTGTTGCCACAGGCTTATATGATGCTTTAAGACAGTTTGATGAGCTGGAGGTCGATGTCATTTTTAGTGAAATGTTTCCTGACCATGGAATAGGAGCTGCGGTCATGAACCGGCTTGAGAAGGCTGCAGGTCATCAAATCATCAAGGAACATGTGTAA
- a CDS encoding TIGR01440 family protein: MTSDATFSNELEIWENQFRELLHEFQEQAALKEKQLLVIGCSTSEVIGKRIGTEGTLDVAGMIFSVVRDFQGKTGVQVAYQCCEHLNRALVLQRETAIRYDYEEVSVVPVRTAGGSMATYAYQQWKDAVVVEHIKADAGIDIGDTFIGMHLKHVAVPIRSAIKEIGHAHVTMAKTRPKLIGGERAVYQDISENKSCT, from the coding sequence ATGACAAGTGATGCTACATTTTCAAATGAGCTTGAGATATGGGAAAACCAGTTTCGGGAACTTTTACATGAGTTTCAAGAGCAGGCAGCTTTAAAAGAGAAACAGCTACTGGTTATCGGCTGCAGTACAAGTGAAGTGATCGGGAAAAGGATCGGTACTGAAGGGACGCTCGATGTTGCGGGGATGATTTTTTCCGTAGTGAGGGATTTTCAAGGAAAAACGGGTGTTCAGGTTGCGTATCAATGTTGTGAGCACCTAAACAGGGCATTGGTTTTGCAAAGGGAAACCGCGATTCGATATGATTATGAAGAAGTTTCGGTTGTACCTGTAAGAACAGCTGGGGGATCGATGGCGACGTACGCCTATCAGCAATGGAAAGATGCAGTCGTCGTTGAACATATCAAAGCGGATGCGGGGATAGACATTGGAGACACATTCATTGGCATGCATCTGAAGCATGTGGCGGTTCCGATTCGCTCTGCCATTAAAGAAATAGGCCATGCTCATGTGACCATGGCAAAAACCCGCCCAAAACTGATTGGCGGGGAACGGGCCGTTTATCAGGACATCTCTGAAAACAAGAGTTGTACTTAA
- the rho gene encoding transcription termination factor Rho: MNLTISNLENMKLKDLYEHAREYKVSYYSKLSKKELIFAILKAQAEQDGLLFMEGVLEIIPSEGFGFLRPINYSPSSEDIYISASQIRRFDLRNGDKVSGKVRPPKENERYYGLLHVEAVNGDNPESAKERVHFPGLTPLYPNRQIKLETTPKNLSTRIMDVLAPVGFGQRGLIVAPPKAGKTMLIKEIANAITTNHPESELIVLLIDERPEEVTDIERSVAGDVVSSTFDEVPENHIKVAELVLERAMRLVEHKRDVIILMDSITRLARAYNLVIPPSGRTLSGGIDPAAFHRPKRFFGAARNIEEGGSLTILATALVDTGSRMDDVIYEEFKGTGNMELHLDRALAERRIFPAIDIRRSGTRKEELLIPKDRLDKLWAIRKTMSDSPDFSEKFLRRLKQTKGNEEFFSKLDEEMSEMKKGPASVKRS; the protein is encoded by the coding sequence ATGAATTTAACTATTTCTAATTTAGAAAACATGAAACTAAAGGATCTCTATGAGCACGCGCGTGAATATAAAGTTTCCTATTACAGCAAACTTTCAAAAAAGGAACTTATTTTCGCTATCCTGAAAGCACAAGCTGAGCAGGATGGTCTCCTATTCATGGAGGGCGTTTTAGAAATCATCCCTTCAGAGGGCTTCGGTTTCCTGCGTCCAATTAATTATTCTCCAAGCTCGGAGGATATTTATATTTCTGCTTCACAGATCCGCAGATTCGATTTGCGAAATGGAGATAAAGTGTCCGGTAAGGTAAGGCCTCCAAAAGAAAACGAGCGCTATTATGGATTGCTGCATGTTGAAGCAGTCAATGGCGATAATCCGGAATCTGCAAAAGAGCGTGTCCACTTTCCAGGTTTAACACCGCTGTATCCAAACAGGCAAATTAAACTGGAAACGACACCGAAGAACTTATCAACCAGGATTATGGATGTCCTGGCACCGGTCGGTTTTGGACAGCGTGGGCTGATCGTCGCACCGCCAAAAGCCGGTAAAACGATGCTCATCAAGGAAATTGCCAATGCGATAACCACAAATCATCCCGAATCGGAATTGATTGTGCTGTTGATTGATGAACGCCCGGAAGAAGTGACTGACATTGAACGTTCCGTTGCTGGGGACGTGGTAAGTTCAACGTTCGATGAAGTGCCGGAAAACCATATCAAGGTGGCTGAGCTAGTGCTAGAACGAGCCATGCGCCTTGTGGAGCATAAACGTGATGTCATCATTTTAATGGACAGCATCACTCGACTTGCCCGTGCTTACAACCTTGTCATTCCGCCGAGCGGACGTACACTATCAGGGGGGATTGACCCTGCTGCATTCCACCGTCCAAAACGCTTTTTCGGTGCGGCGAGGAATATCGAGGAAGGCGGCAGCCTGACGATCCTTGCTACAGCATTGGTAGATACGGGTTCAAGAATGGACGATGTCATTTATGAAGAATTTAAAGGTACGGGTAATATGGAGCTGCATTTAGATCGTGCCCTTGCCGAAAGACGCATCTTCCCGGCAATCGATATTCGCCGCTCAGGCACTCGTAAAGAAGAATTGTTAATTCCGAAAGATCGCCTGGATAAACTATGGGCCATCAGGAAAACGATGTCGGATTCGCCTGATTTCTCGGAGAAATTCCTTCGCCGTCTAAAACAGACAAAGGGTAATGAAGAATTTTTCAGTAAGCTGGATGAAGAGATGTCAGAAATGAAAAAGGGGCCGGCGAGCGTAAAACGTTCTTAA